The proteins below come from a single Thermopolyspora flexuosa genomic window:
- the uvrC gene encoding excinuclease ABC subunit UvrC has translation MANAGVSRASGTPRGPASYRPAPGSIPESPGVYRFRDEHGRVIYVGKAKNLRQRLNSYFADFAGLHPRTQTMLTTATGVDWTVVNTEVEALQLEYSWIKEYDPRFNVKYRDDKSYPYLAVTMGEEFPRVMVMRGAKQKGTRYFGPYSHAWAIRETVDLLLRVFPVRTCSPGVFRRSARIGRPCLLGDIGKCSAPCVGRVTPEEHRAIAEDFCDFMSGSTARFIKRLEREMFEAAAVEEFERAARLRDDVQALRRALEKQAVVLGDGTDCDVIAFAEDALEAAVQVFYVRDGRIRGRRGWVVDKIEEVGTAELVERFLLQMYGDAAPEALPREVLVPAEPPDRAALADLLSERRGARVEIRVPRRGDKKTLLETVARNAEEALAQHKLRRAGDLTARSRALEEIAEALDLDQAPLRIECYDVSHTQGSDVVASMVVFEDGLPRKSEYRRFSIRGLAGQGDVASIHEVITRRFRRYLEERSSVGELSADGAAAPVGEPIDPETGKPRKFAYPPNLVVVDGGPAQAAAARRALDELGVTDVAVCGLAKRLEEVWLPGDDQPVILPRASEGLYLLQRVRDEAHRFAITYHRAKRSKNLTESALDGIVGLGPARKQALLRHFGSVKRLRAATADQIREVPGIGPATAEAIVAALAKSSKGDET, from the coding sequence GTGGCGAACGCGGGAGTTTCCAGGGCATCCGGCACCCCCAGGGGCCCGGCCTCCTACCGGCCTGCCCCCGGCTCGATCCCCGAGTCGCCCGGCGTCTACCGCTTCCGCGACGAGCACGGCCGGGTGATCTACGTGGGCAAGGCGAAGAACCTGCGCCAACGGCTCAACTCGTACTTCGCCGACTTCGCCGGGCTGCACCCGCGCACCCAGACCATGCTCACCACCGCCACCGGCGTCGACTGGACGGTGGTGAACACCGAGGTCGAGGCGCTGCAGCTCGAGTACTCCTGGATCAAGGAGTACGACCCGCGGTTCAACGTCAAGTACCGGGACGACAAGTCCTACCCGTACCTCGCGGTCACCATGGGCGAGGAGTTCCCCCGGGTCATGGTGATGCGCGGGGCCAAGCAGAAGGGCACCCGCTACTTCGGCCCGTACTCGCACGCCTGGGCGATCCGCGAGACCGTCGACCTGCTGCTGCGGGTGTTCCCGGTGCGCACCTGCTCGCCCGGCGTGTTCCGGCGCTCGGCGCGGATCGGCCGGCCGTGCCTGCTCGGCGACATCGGCAAGTGCTCGGCCCCCTGCGTCGGCCGGGTCACCCCCGAGGAGCACCGCGCGATCGCCGAGGACTTCTGCGACTTCATGTCCGGCAGCACCGCCCGGTTCATCAAGCGGCTGGAGCGCGAGATGTTCGAGGCCGCGGCGGTCGAGGAGTTCGAGCGCGCCGCCCGGCTGCGCGACGACGTCCAGGCGCTGCGCAGGGCGCTGGAGAAGCAGGCGGTGGTGCTCGGCGACGGCACCGACTGCGACGTGATCGCGTTCGCCGAGGACGCGCTGGAGGCCGCGGTGCAGGTGTTCTACGTGCGTGACGGGCGCATCCGCGGCCGGCGCGGCTGGGTGGTCGACAAGATCGAGGAGGTCGGCACCGCCGAGCTCGTCGAACGCTTCCTGCTCCAGATGTACGGCGACGCCGCCCCCGAGGCGCTGCCCCGCGAGGTGCTCGTGCCCGCCGAGCCGCCCGACCGGGCCGCGCTCGCCGACCTGCTCAGCGAGCGGCGCGGCGCCCGGGTGGAGATCCGGGTGCCCCGGCGCGGCGACAAGAAGACCCTGCTGGAGACCGTGGCGCGCAACGCCGAGGAGGCGCTCGCCCAGCACAAGCTGCGCCGCGCCGGCGACCTGACCGCGCGCAGCCGCGCCCTGGAGGAGATCGCCGAGGCCCTCGACCTCGACCAGGCGCCGCTGCGCATCGAGTGCTACGACGTCTCCCACACCCAGGGCAGCGACGTGGTCGCCTCGATGGTGGTGTTCGAGGACGGCCTGCCCCGCAAGAGCGAGTACCGCCGCTTCTCCATCCGCGGCCTCGCCGGGCAGGGCGACGTCGCCTCCATCCACGAGGTGATCACCCGCCGGTTCCGCCGCTACCTGGAGGAGCGCTCCTCCGTCGGGGAGCTGTCCGCGGACGGCGCCGCCGCCCCGGTCGGCGAGCCGATCGACCCGGAGACCGGCAAGCCGCGCAAGTTCGCCTACCCGCCGAACCTCGTCGTGGTCGACGGCGGCCCGGCCCAGGCGGCCGCGGCCCGCCGCGCCCTCGACGAGCTCGGCGTCACCGACGTCGCGGTGTGCGGGCTGGCCAAGCGCCTGGAGGAGGTGTGGCTGCCCGGGGACGACCAGCCGGTGATCCTGCCCCGCGCCAGCGAGGGCCTGTACCTGCTGCAACGGGTCCGTGACGAGGCGCACCGGTTCGCCATCACCTACCATCGGGCCAAGCGCTCCAAGAACCTGACCGAGAGCGCGCTGGACGGTATCGTCGGCCTGGGGCCGGCGCGCAAGCAGGCGCTGCTGCGGCACTTCGGCTCGGTGAAGCGGCTCCGGGCCGCCACCGCCGACCAGATCCGCGAGGTGCCCGGGATCGGCCCGGCCACGGCGGAGGCGATCGTGGCGGCGCTCGCCAAGAGCTCGAAGGGGGACGAGACGTGA
- the rapZ gene encoding RNase adapter RapZ, protein MSSPHPGRDRNATDVGPPAPEEKDRSTGRSGKQGAGHSLVVVTGMSGAGRSTAAKALEDLGWFVIDNLPPGLLFAMAEEAGKVNLAADRVAAVVDVRSLAFTTDLHAAIAELQDRGVEVRVVFLEASDEELVRRFEAVRRPHPLQGDGRVVDGIAKERGILREVRAHADLVIDTSGLNVHELRRKIVSFFGGGARPGLLLTIVSFGYKYGLPVDADLVVDCRFLPNPHWVPELRPMTGRDAPVRDYVLGRPGAKEFLDAYEEVLGVVADGYVREGKNYAVLAVGCTGGKHRSVAIAEQLAVRLRERGMEVQVTHRDVGRE, encoded by the coding sequence GTGAGTTCGCCACACCCGGGTCGAGATCGGAACGCCACGGACGTGGGCCCGCCCGCCCCGGAGGAGAAGGACCGTTCCACCGGGCGTTCCGGTAAGCAGGGCGCGGGCCACTCGCTCGTCGTCGTCACCGGCATGTCCGGCGCCGGGCGCAGCACGGCCGCCAAGGCGCTGGAGGACCTCGGCTGGTTCGTGATCGACAACCTGCCGCCGGGGCTGCTGTTCGCGATGGCCGAGGAGGCGGGCAAGGTCAACCTCGCCGCCGACCGCGTCGCGGCCGTCGTGGACGTGCGCAGCCTCGCCTTCACCACCGACCTGCACGCCGCCATCGCCGAGCTGCAGGACCGCGGCGTGGAGGTGCGGGTGGTGTTCCTGGAGGCGAGCGACGAGGAGCTGGTGCGCCGGTTCGAGGCGGTGCGCCGCCCGCACCCGCTGCAGGGCGACGGCCGCGTCGTCGACGGCATCGCCAAGGAGCGCGGCATCCTGCGCGAGGTGCGCGCCCACGCCGACCTGGTGATCGACACCTCCGGGCTCAACGTGCACGAGCTGCGCCGCAAGATCGTCTCGTTCTTCGGCGGCGGCGCCCGGCCCGGCCTCCTGCTCACCATCGTCTCCTTCGGCTACAAGTACGGCCTGCCGGTCGACGCCGACCTCGTGGTGGACTGCCGCTTCCTGCCCAACCCGCACTGGGTGCCCGAGCTGCGGCCCATGACCGGCCGGGACGCGCCCGTGCGCGACTACGTGCTCGGCAGGCCGGGGGCGAAGGAGTTCCTCGACGCCTACGAGGAGGTCCTCGGCGTCGTGGCCGACGGTTACGTGCGCGAGGGCAAGAACTACGCCGTGCTCGCGGTCGGCTGCACCGGGGGTAAGCACCGCAGCGTGGCCATCGCCGAGCAGCTCGCCGTACGGCTGCGCGAACGCGGCATGGAGGTGCAGGTGACCCACCGGGACGTGGGCCGCGAGTGA
- a CDS encoding gluconeogenesis factor YvcK family protein produces the protein MVALGGGHGLFAALSALRRVTDDLTAVVTVADDGGSSGRLRRELGVLPPGDLRMALAALCGDDEWGQTWSRVVQHRFRSEGELHGHAVGNLLIVALWELLGDPVAGLDWVGRLLGAHGRVLPMASVPLDIEAEVELGGEITTVRGQVACALTPGRVLAISLVPENPPACPEAVRAVREADWVVFGPGSWFTSVLPHLMVPELAEALHTTGARRLVNLNLAPQPGETDGFSPQKHLEVLQQHAPDLRVDVVLADRSVVEDAALLEKAVSALGGRLVLADVADPGGAPRHDPRRLAPILAEIFHGKR, from the coding sequence GTGGTCGCGCTCGGCGGGGGCCACGGGCTGTTCGCCGCGCTGTCGGCGCTGCGGCGGGTGACCGATGACCTGACCGCCGTGGTCACCGTGGCGGACGACGGCGGCTCCAGCGGGCGGCTGCGCCGGGAGCTCGGCGTGCTGCCGCCGGGCGACCTGCGCATGGCGCTCGCCGCGCTCTGCGGCGACGACGAGTGGGGACAGACCTGGAGCCGGGTGGTGCAGCACCGGTTCCGCAGCGAGGGCGAGCTGCACGGGCACGCGGTGGGGAACCTGCTCATCGTCGCGCTGTGGGAGCTGCTCGGCGACCCGGTCGCCGGGCTCGACTGGGTGGGCCGCCTGCTCGGCGCGCACGGCCGGGTGCTGCCGATGGCGTCGGTGCCGCTCGACATCGAGGCCGAGGTGGAGCTCGGCGGCGAGATCACCACGGTGCGCGGCCAGGTGGCCTGCGCGCTCACCCCGGGCCGGGTGCTCGCGATCTCGCTCGTCCCGGAGAACCCCCCGGCCTGCCCGGAGGCGGTGCGCGCGGTGCGCGAGGCCGACTGGGTGGTGTTCGGCCCCGGCTCGTGGTTCACCAGCGTGCTGCCGCACCTGATGGTGCCCGAGCTCGCCGAGGCCCTGCACACCACCGGCGCGCGGCGCCTGGTCAACCTCAACCTCGCCCCGCAGCCGGGCGAGACCGACGGCTTCTCCCCCCAGAAGCACCTGGAGGTGCTCCAGCAGCACGCCCCGGACCTGCGCGTGGACGTGGTGCTCGCGGACCGGTCGGTGGTGGAGGACGCGGCGCTGCTCGAGAAGGCGGTGAGCGCCCTCGGCGGGCGGCTCGTCCTCGCCGACGTGGCGGACCCCGGCGGCGCCCCGCGCCACGACCCACGACGTCTTGCCCCGATCCTGGCCGAGATTTTCCACGGGAAGCGGTGA
- the whiA gene encoding DNA-binding protein WhiA, protein MAMTGVVKDELSRLPVLKPCCRKAEVSTLLRFASGLHLVGGRIVIEAELDTNAAARRLIKDIGEVFGHRAEVLVLQPAGLRKGARYVVRVHRDGEALARQTGLIDNHGRPVRGLPRQVVSGGTCDAEAAWRGAFLAHGSLTEPGRSMSLEVTCPGPEAALALVGAARRLKIHAKAREVRGVDRVVVRDGDAISAMLTRLGAHDSVLAWEERRMRREVRATANRLANFDDANLRRSARAAVAAGARVQRALEILGDDAPPHLVQAGKLRLEHKQASLEELGQIADPPLTKDAIAGRIRRLLAMADKRAMELGLPTTEASLTADMLAP, encoded by the coding sequence ATGGCCATGACGGGCGTGGTGAAGGATGAGCTGAGCCGCCTGCCGGTGCTCAAGCCGTGCTGCCGCAAGGCCGAGGTGTCGACGCTGCTGCGGTTCGCCAGCGGGCTGCATCTGGTCGGCGGGCGCATCGTGATCGAGGCGGAGCTCGACACCAACGCCGCCGCCCGCAGGCTGATCAAGGACATCGGCGAGGTGTTCGGCCACCGCGCCGAGGTGCTCGTGCTCCAGCCCGCCGGGCTGCGCAAGGGCGCCCGGTACGTGGTGCGGGTGCACCGGGACGGCGAGGCGCTCGCCCGGCAGACCGGCCTCATCGACAACCACGGGCGGCCGGTGCGCGGCCTGCCGCGGCAGGTCGTCTCCGGCGGCACCTGCGACGCGGAGGCCGCCTGGCGCGGGGCGTTCCTCGCCCACGGGTCGCTCACCGAGCCCGGCAGGTCGATGTCCCTGGAGGTCACCTGCCCCGGCCCGGAGGCCGCGCTCGCCCTGGTCGGCGCGGCGCGCCGGCTGAAGATCCACGCCAAGGCGCGCGAGGTGCGCGGGGTGGACCGGGTGGTGGTGCGCGACGGCGACGCGATCAGCGCGATGCTCACCCGGCTCGGCGCGCACGACAGCGTGCTCGCCTGGGAGGAGCGCCGGATGCGCCGTGAGGTGCGGGCCACCGCGAACCGGCTGGCGAACTTCGACGACGCGAACCTGCGCCGCTCGGCGCGGGCCGCGGTCGCCGCGGGCGCCCGGGTACAGCGCGCCCTGGAGATCCTCGGCGACGACGCGCCCCCGCACCTGGTGCAGGCCGGCAAGCTGCGGCTCGAGCACAAGCAGGCCTCGCTGGAGGAGCTCGGCCAGATCGCCGACCCGCCGCTCACCAAGGACGCGATCGCCGGCCGGATCCGGCGGCTGCTGGCGATGGCGGACAAGCGCGCGATGGAGCTCGGGCTGCCCACCACGGAGGCGAGTCTCACGGCCGACATGCTCGCTCCCTGA
- the gap gene encoding type I glyceraldehyde-3-phosphate dehydrogenase, translated as MSIRVGVNGFGRIGRNFWRAAAASGKDIEIVAVNDLTDTTTLAHLLKYDSILGRLPYEVKATAEEITVDGKAIKVFAERDPAKLPWGDLGVDIVVESTGLFTDANKAKVHAENGAKKVIISAPAKNEDVTLVVGVNDHLYDPAKHTIISNASCTTNCLAPMAKVLNEAFGIERGLMTTIHAYTQDQNLQDGPHKDLRRARAAALSIVPTSTGAAKAIGLVLPELKGKLDGYALRVPVPTGSATDLTVTVGREVTVEEVNAAFKAAAEGPLAGILSYTEDPIVSADIVTDPASCIFDAALTKVIGTQVKVVGWYDNEWGYSNRLVDLVSLVGSRL; from the coding sequence GTGAGCATCCGCGTAGGCGTCAACGGCTTTGGCCGGATCGGCCGCAACTTCTGGCGTGCGGCGGCGGCGTCCGGTAAGGACATCGAGATCGTGGCGGTCAACGACCTGACCGACACCACGACCCTCGCCCACCTGCTCAAGTACGACAGCATCCTGGGCCGCCTGCCGTACGAGGTGAAGGCCACGGCCGAGGAGATCACGGTCGACGGCAAGGCGATCAAGGTCTTCGCCGAGCGCGACCCGGCCAAGCTGCCGTGGGGCGACCTGGGCGTGGACATCGTGGTCGAGTCCACCGGCCTCTTCACGGACGCCAACAAGGCGAAGGTGCACGCCGAGAACGGCGCCAAGAAGGTGATCATCTCCGCGCCGGCGAAGAACGAGGACGTCACGCTCGTGGTGGGCGTGAACGACCACCTCTACGACCCGGCGAAGCACACGATCATCTCGAACGCGTCCTGCACCACCAACTGCCTCGCCCCGATGGCGAAGGTGCTCAACGAGGCCTTCGGCATCGAGCGTGGTCTGATGACCACGATCCACGCCTACACGCAGGACCAGAACCTGCAGGACGGCCCGCACAAGGACCTGCGCCGCGCCCGCGCCGCCGCGCTCAGCATCGTGCCCACCTCCACCGGCGCCGCCAAGGCGATCGGCCTGGTGCTGCCCGAGCTGAAGGGCAAGCTCGACGGCTACGCGCTGCGCGTCCCGGTGCCGACCGGCTCGGCCACCGACCTCACCGTCACCGTCGGCCGCGAGGTCACCGTCGAGGAGGTCAACGCCGCGTTCAAGGCCGCCGCCGAGGGCCCGCTCGCCGGCATCCTCAGTTACACCGAGGACCCGATCGTCTCCGCCGACATCGTCACCGACCCGGCCTCCTGCATCTTCGACGCCGCCCTCACCAAGGTGATCGGCACCCAGGTCAAGGTCGTCGGCTGGTACGACAACGAGTGGGGCTACTCCAACCGTCTGGTCGACCTCGTCTCGCTGGTGGGTTCCCGGCTCTGA
- a CDS encoding phosphoglycerate kinase, which translates to MKTIEDLDVKGRRVLLRADLNVPLDGDVITDDRRITASLPTIRALTERGARVVVCAHLGRPKGKVVPEFSLAPVARRLGELLGTEVRFASDVVGDSARQVAESLGDGEVALLENLRFEPGETSKDDAERGAFAERLASLAELYVGDGFGAVHRKHASVYDVPKRLPHAAGRLVFAEVEVLRKLTENPARPYVVVLGGAKVSDKLGVIENLIPKVDRLLIGGGMAYTFLAAQGHEVGGSLLQADQIDQVRGFIEEAERRGVELVLPVDVLAATHFAADAPYEVVEATAIPADRQGLDIGPKTRELFAQKLADAATVFWNGPMGVFEFDAFSGGTRAVAEALVGSKGFTVVGGGDSAAAVRRLGLPEDGFSHISTGGGASLEYLEGKTLPGLAALDAYAQEG; encoded by the coding sequence ATGAAGACCATCGAGGATCTCGACGTCAAGGGGCGGCGCGTCCTGCTCCGCGCCGACCTCAACGTTCCGCTCGACGGTGACGTGATCACCGACGACCGGCGCATCACGGCGTCGCTGCCGACGATCCGGGCGCTGACCGAGCGCGGCGCCCGGGTCGTGGTCTGCGCGCACCTGGGGCGGCCCAAGGGCAAGGTGGTGCCGGAGTTCTCGCTCGCCCCGGTCGCCCGGCGGCTGGGCGAGCTGCTCGGCACCGAGGTGCGGTTCGCCTCCGACGTCGTCGGCGACTCGGCCCGCCAGGTCGCCGAGTCGCTCGGCGACGGCGAGGTCGCCCTCCTGGAGAACCTGCGCTTCGAGCCGGGGGAGACGAGCAAGGACGACGCCGAGCGCGGCGCGTTCGCCGAGCGGCTCGCCTCCCTCGCCGAGCTGTACGTGGGCGACGGCTTCGGCGCGGTGCACCGCAAGCACGCCAGCGTGTACGACGTGCCCAAGCGGCTGCCGCACGCGGCCGGCCGCCTCGTCTTCGCCGAGGTCGAGGTGCTGCGCAAGCTCACCGAGAACCCGGCCCGGCCGTACGTGGTGGTGCTCGGCGGCGCCAAGGTGTCCGACAAGCTCGGCGTGATCGAGAACCTGATCCCGAAGGTGGACCGGCTGCTCATCGGCGGCGGCATGGCCTACACCTTCCTCGCCGCGCAGGGCCACGAGGTGGGCGGCTCGCTGCTCCAGGCCGACCAGATCGACCAGGTGCGCGGGTTCATCGAGGAGGCCGAGCGGCGCGGGGTCGAGCTGGTGCTGCCGGTCGACGTGCTCGCCGCGACCCACTTCGCCGCGGACGCGCCGTACGAGGTGGTCGAGGCGACCGCGATCCCGGCGGACCGGCAGGGCCTCGACATCGGCCCGAAGACCCGCGAGCTGTTCGCCCAGAAGCTCGCCGACGCGGCCACCGTGTTCTGGAACGGCCCGATGGGCGTGTTCGAGTTCGACGCGTTCTCCGGCGGCACCCGTGCGGTCGCCGAGGCGCTCGTCGGCTCGAAGGGCTTCACCGTGGTCGGCGGCGGTGACTCGGCCGCGGCGGTGCGCAGGCTCGGCCTCCCCGAGGACGGGTTCTCGCACATCTCGACCGGTGGCGGCGCGAGCCTGGAGTACCTCGAGGGCAAGACCCTTCCCGGCCTCGCGGCCCTGGACGCCTACGCGCAGGAGGGCTGA
- the tpiA gene encoding triose-phosphate isomerase, whose amino-acid sequence MAGNWKMNLNHLEAIAHVQKLAFALTEADFERVEVVVLPPFTDLRGVQTLVDADKLRIGYGAQDLSVHDSGAYTGEISGAMLAKLGCKYVLAGHSERRQYHGEDDETVNGKVKAALRHSITPIVCVGEGLPVRREGRHIAFTLDQVDGALKGLSADEAKKIVIAYEPVWAIGTGEVATPKDAQEVCGAIRERLAELYDDEVARTVRILYGGSVKANNIAGIIAQPDVDGGLVGGASLDPVEFVKICRLGEETSG is encoded by the coding sequence ATGGCGGGCAACTGGAAGATGAACCTCAACCACCTCGAGGCGATCGCGCACGTCCAGAAGCTGGCGTTCGCGCTCACCGAGGCCGACTTCGAGCGGGTCGAGGTGGTGGTGCTGCCGCCGTTCACCGACCTGCGCGGGGTGCAGACCCTGGTCGACGCGGACAAGCTGCGCATCGGGTACGGCGCGCAGGACCTGTCCGTGCACGACTCGGGGGCCTACACCGGCGAGATCTCCGGCGCCATGCTCGCCAAGCTCGGCTGCAAGTACGTGCTCGCCGGGCACTCCGAGCGGCGGCAGTACCACGGTGAGGACGACGAGACCGTCAACGGGAAGGTCAAGGCCGCGCTGCGGCACTCGATCACCCCGATCGTGTGCGTCGGCGAGGGCCTGCCGGTGCGCCGCGAGGGCCGCCACATCGCCTTCACCCTCGACCAGGTGGACGGGGCCCTGAAGGGCCTGTCCGCCGACGAGGCGAAGAAGATCGTGATCGCCTACGAGCCGGTGTGGGCGATCGGCACCGGTGAGGTGGCGACCCCCAAGGACGCCCAGGAGGTCTGCGGCGCGATCCGGGAACGGCTCGCCGAGCTCTACGATGACGAGGTGGCCCGGACGGTCCGTATCCTTTACGGAGGATCGGTCAAGGCGAACAACATCGCCGGGATCATCGCGCAGCCCGACGTGGACGGCGGTCTCGTCGGCGGTGCGTCGCTGGACCCGGTGGAGTTCGTCAAGATCTGTCGCCTCGGGGAGGAGACCTCCGGCTAG
- the secG gene encoding preprotein translocase subunit SecG yields the protein MTIGISIALILSSLLLILLVLLHKGKGGGLSDLFGGGFSSSFSGSSVVERNLDRLTIITGVIWFVCIIALGLLLKP from the coding sequence GTGACAATCGGTATCTCCATCGCCCTCATCCTGTCGAGCCTTCTGCTGATCTTGCTCGTCCTGCTCCACAAGGGCAAGGGTGGGGGTCTGTCGGATCTGTTCGGCGGCGGGTTCTCCTCGTCGTTCAGCGGATCCTCGGTGGTGGAACGCAACCTTGACCGGCTCACCATCATCACCGGTGTGATCTGGTTCGTCTGCATCATCGCTCTCGGCCTGCTTCTCAAGCCGTAG
- a CDS encoding RNA polymerase-binding protein RbpA, with the protein MASGNAIRGSRVGAGPMGEAERGEAAPRVQVSFWCANKHEVRPSFASDAPIPEIWDCPRCGLPAGQDRDNPPAPPRNEPYKTHLAYVKERRSDEDGKAILAEALERLRASRKAAPWQHQSPWQ; encoded by the coding sequence GTGGCTAGTGGCAACGCGATCCGTGGTAGCCGTGTCGGTGCCGGTCCGATGGGGGAGGCCGAGCGCGGAGAGGCGGCGCCGCGCGTCCAGGTCTCCTTCTGGTGTGCCAACAAGCACGAGGTGCGTCCCAGCTTCGCGAGCGATGCACCGATCCCCGAGATCTGGGACTGCCCTCGCTGCGGTCTGCCTGCCGGCCAGGACCGTGACAACCCGCCCGCTCCGCCGCGCAACGAGCCGTACAAGACCCACCTTGCCTACGTGAAGGAGCGGCGCAGCGACGAGGACGGCAAGGCCATCCTCGCCGAGGCCCTGGAACGGCTCCGCGCCTCCCGCAAGGCCGCCCCCTGGCAGCACCAGTCCCCCTGGCAGTGA
- a CDS encoding winged helix-turn-helix transcriptional regulator — protein sequence MHLAIGWRSGMRDEPRSGCAINAAVEALGDQWSLIVLRDVIFGGRRHFRDLLANNEEGIASNILANRLKALVAAGLLTHEPAGRGRKGTYSLTEAGIQTVPILVALGSWGLRHRPTTPELSVRARLLEEGGPPLWADLMDELREIHLGIPRPHPERPRPSRLLQEAYLRAVGQNKKNPREGEDAGV from the coding sequence TTGCATCTCGCAATCGGCTGGAGGTCGGGCATGCGGGACGAGCCGCGATCAGGATGCGCGATCAACGCGGCGGTGGAGGCGCTCGGCGATCAGTGGAGCCTCATCGTGCTGCGCGACGTGATCTTCGGCGGCCGCCGCCACTTCCGCGACCTGCTCGCCAACAACGAGGAGGGCATCGCGTCGAACATCCTCGCCAACCGGCTCAAGGCCCTCGTCGCCGCGGGCCTGCTCACCCACGAGCCGGCGGGCCGGGGACGCAAGGGGACCTACAGCCTCACCGAGGCGGGCATCCAGACCGTGCCGATCCTCGTCGCGCTCGGCTCCTGGGGGCTACGGCACCGCCCCACCACGCCCGAGCTGTCCGTCCGGGCCCGGCTGCTCGAGGAGGGCGGCCCGCCCCTGTGGGCGGACCTCATGGACGAGCTGCGCGAGATCCACCTGGGCATACCCCGGCCGCATCCGGAGCGCCCGCGGCCGTCCCGGCTGCTGCAGGAGGCCTACCTGCGCGCCGTCGGCCAGAACAAGAAAAACCCCCGCGAAGGGGAGGATGCGGGGGTTTGA
- a CDS encoding dihydrofolate reductase family protein, whose translation MSRVRVHNLSVSLDGFATGEGQSMEAPFGHAGGRLHEWLFPTRTFRAMQGEPGGETGADDAFAARHEAGIGAEIMGRNKFGPQRGPWTDHEWKGWWGPNPPFHTPVFVLTHYPRPSLEMEGGTTFHFVNASPHEALRLAREAAGGLDIRIGGGPTTVRRFLEADLIDHLHVVLVPIVLGRGVRLWDGLEGLEKRFHVESVTTPSGVTHLTFTRP comes from the coding sequence ATGTCACGGGTGCGGGTCCACAATCTCTCCGTCTCCCTGGACGGCTTCGCCACGGGGGAGGGGCAGAGCATGGAGGCGCCGTTCGGCCACGCCGGCGGGCGGCTCCACGAGTGGCTCTTTCCGACCCGCACCTTCCGGGCGATGCAGGGGGAACCCGGCGGCGAGACGGGGGCCGACGACGCGTTCGCCGCCCGGCACGAGGCGGGGATCGGCGCGGAGATCATGGGGCGGAACAAGTTCGGCCCGCAGCGCGGCCCGTGGACCGACCACGAGTGGAAGGGCTGGTGGGGCCCGAACCCGCCGTTCCACACCCCGGTCTTCGTGCTCACCCACTACCCGCGCCCGTCGCTGGAGATGGAGGGCGGCACGACGTTCCACTTCGTCAACGCCTCACCGCATGAGGCGCTGCGCCTGGCCCGGGAGGCCGCGGGCGGGCTGGACATACGGATCGGCGGTGGCCCGACCACGGTCCGCCGGTTCCTGGAGGCGGACCTGATCGACCACCTGCACGTGGTCCTCGTCCCGATCGTCCTCGGCCGCGGCGTACGGCTGTGGGACGGCCTGGAGGGCCTTGAGAAGCGCTTTCACGTCGAGTCGGTGACCACTCCCTCCGGCGTCACCCACCTGACCTTCACGCGCCCTTAG